From the Candidatus Zixiibacteriota bacterium genome, one window contains:
- a CDS encoding FAD-linked oxidase C-terminal domain-containing protein, whose product MATRTTSVDFEPLRNRLSSPTLLQTDLTGLDKYLKDATEYAGQPTAVLFAENTDDVVEAVRFCRGQHIAIVPRGAGTGLSGGCVPSSNALVLSTERIRHLEIREVESVAHCGPGLITKELQDAVAKVGLAYPPDPASLAESTIGGNVAENAGGLRCKRFGVTKDYVVGLAAVLADGSVLKTGAFGQRGGFGVGDLLIASEGTLGIITDIAVRLVPLTSRGTTILAAFDSPADAGRTVAEITASGLILNVLEFLDGDAVDCSNEYEKTEGLERVGALLLIETTDEDREKQTCVIRQICEKNRCSSLRLEPDVDKAEALWKVRRNLSKAVRDKAKAYISEDVAVPNTRFAELVSFVAEMRRTSRIRVNSFGHAGDGNLHVYFVSNSGSVAEQQEIKAGVTRLMHKTLELGGTLTGEHGIGLAKREYLALEFDHPTLDLMHRVKAVFDPERILNPDKIFPTHEK is encoded by the coding sequence ATGGCGACCAGAACAACAAGTGTTGACTTCGAGCCGCTCCGAAACCGCCTTTCCTCCCCCACTCTTCTTCAAACTGACCTGACCGGTCTCGACAAGTACCTCAAAGACGCTACCGAATACGCGGGTCAGCCAACGGCCGTGCTGTTTGCAGAGAATACCGATGACGTAGTGGAGGCGGTTCGGTTCTGCCGAGGGCAGCACATAGCCATCGTGCCGAGGGGTGCGGGGACAGGGCTGTCGGGGGGCTGCGTGCCATCAAGTAACGCTTTAGTATTGTCAACGGAACGCATTAGACACCTTGAGATTAGAGAAGTCGAGTCGGTCGCGCATTGTGGGCCGGGGCTGATCACAAAAGAGCTACAGGATGCGGTGGCCAAGGTCGGTCTGGCGTATCCGCCGGACCCGGCATCGCTCGCGGAATCGACCATTGGCGGAAATGTCGCGGAGAACGCCGGGGGACTTCGGTGCAAAAGGTTTGGGGTGACCAAGGACTACGTAGTCGGGCTTGCGGCGGTGCTGGCGGACGGGAGCGTTCTGAAGACCGGTGCGTTCGGACAACGGGGCGGGTTCGGGGTCGGCGACCTTCTGATAGCTTCGGAGGGGACGCTGGGGATTATCACCGATATCGCTGTCCGGTTGGTTCCACTTACTTCCAGAGGTACGACTATCCTTGCCGCATTTGATTCGCCCGCTGACGCCGGGCGGACGGTGGCGGAGATAACGGCATCAGGCTTGATCCTGAACGTGCTGGAGTTCCTCGATGGGGACGCAGTAGATTGCTCGAACGAGTATGAGAAGACCGAGGGGCTGGAACGAGTGGGGGCATTGCTTCTGATAGAGACAACCGACGAAGACAGGGAGAAACAAACGTGTGTCATCCGACAGATCTGTGAGAAGAACAGGTGCAGCAGCCTTCGCTTGGAGCCGGATGTAGACAAGGCCGAAGCGCTCTGGAAGGTTCGGCGGAATCTGTCGAAGGCGGTCCGTGATAAGGCGAAAGCCTATATCTCCGAAGACGTTGCCGTGCCCAACACGCGGTTTGCCGAGCTCGTATCGTTTGTTGCAGAGATGCGTCGGACGAGCCGGATACGGGTCAATTCGTTCGGGCATGCCGGCGACGGCAACCTTCACGTCTATTTCGTCTCAAATAGCGGGTCGGTGGCGGAGCAACAGGAAATAAAGGCTGGTGTCACGCGTCTCATGCACAAAACGCTCGAACTCGGTGGGACACTTACGGGTGAGCATGGGATAGGCTTGGCCAAACGGGAGTACTTGGCGCTTGAGTTTGACCACCCGACGCTCGATTTGATGCATCGTGTCAAAGCGGTTTTCGATCCTGAACGGATCCTCAATCCCGACAAGATTTTCCCAACGCACGAAAAATAG
- a CDS encoding DMT family transporter, translated as MSDQFPSDNVVTTMVAGETNTAKPIHGIGFLLPFILLQQTMGALCFPISKYGLAVIEPFTFAFFRFVLAALILLLLTRFKNGGRPIEKRDYWKIVGLGAIIIPFNQTMYLWGQSLTAAGHGSILFATTPIWVFLLAIVVLKEKLNWRRGVGIAVALVGAFIIVTGGAIKVGAEYLTGDLIILVSVWAWAAYTIYGKPLVEKYGTLRVTAYALASGTVIYFPFGLYRALQYDYSHATGAAWLSIVYMAIGSSVISYILWYWFLNFMEASRLAVFQNIQPIIATLVALVFLGEIPGVSFLVGGAIVLAGVLVTEV; from the coding sequence ATGTCCGACCAATTTCCTTCAGATAACGTCGTCACCACCATGGTAGCGGGGGAGACTAACACAGCCAAACCAATTCACGGCATCGGGTTTCTGTTGCCGTTCATACTCCTTCAGCAAACTATGGGAGCCCTTTGTTTTCCCATCTCGAAATATGGTCTGGCGGTCATTGAGCCGTTCACCTTTGCATTTTTCCGGTTCGTACTCGCGGCGCTGATCCTGCTTCTGCTCACACGGTTCAAAAACGGCGGTCGGCCGATTGAGAAACGAGACTACTGGAAGATCGTCGGGCTGGGTGCAATCATCATTCCGTTCAACCAGACCATGTATCTGTGGGGTCAGTCACTCACTGCGGCAGGGCATGGTTCGATATTGTTCGCCACCACGCCAATATGGGTGTTCCTGCTGGCGATCGTGGTGCTGAAAGAGAAACTGAATTGGCGACGGGGAGTCGGGATCGCGGTTGCCCTTGTTGGCGCTTTCATCATCGTCACGGGTGGTGCAATCAAGGTCGGGGCGGAGTATCTGACCGGGGATTTGATAATCTTAGTTTCGGTCTGGGCCTGGGCAGCGTATACGATCTACGGCAAGCCGCTGGTGGAAAAATACGGGACGCTTCGGGTGACCGCGTACGCGCTTGCTTCCGGAACAGTCATCTATTTTCCGTTCGGGCTTTACCGAGCGCTGCAATACGATTATTCGCACGCCACCGGAGCTGCCTGGCTTTCGATAGTGTATATGGCGATTGGCAGCTCAGTGATATCGTATATCCTGTGGTACTGGTTCCTGAATTTCATGGAGGCATCGCGGCTGGCGGTGTTCCAGAATATCCAGCCGATTATTGCCACGCTGGTTGCGTTGGTGTTCCTCGGCGAAATACCGGGCGTATCGTTCCTTGTCGGTGGCGCGATTGTGCTGGCGGGCGTGCTGGTGACGGAAGTGTGA
- a CDS encoding DUF1573 domain-containing protein, translated as MNGFKKVILTTASLVAIATFIAAAPQLTVPQEKHDFGFVPQNAKVSHVFWLRSTGTDTVRIANVVPGCGCTRTPLEKSVLAPGDSTRLEVIFDTRSYSGLVTKRPTIQFSDGSPDQHVSFVCSVMPCPDSSYPIVVSPYKLDLSQSGGKPRSGMKFTISNVGTSDLNLTLSDLYDDLFTVQLPRTLKAGKKAEGALKLTKAGQEAEFEKAFTIVLSDQRNSRFTIPVKRTLPGPGETAPPETKVGAGGR; from the coding sequence ATGAACGGATTCAAGAAAGTAATCTTAACAACGGCAAGTTTGGTGGCGATCGCCACTTTCATTGCAGCTGCGCCCCAGCTTACCGTCCCGCAGGAGAAGCACGATTTCGGATTCGTGCCGCAAAACGCCAAAGTCTCGCACGTGTTCTGGCTTCGATCAACCGGCACCGATACGGTTCGTATCGCCAATGTCGTTCCCGGCTGCGGCTGCACCCGTACCCCTTTGGAGAAAAGCGTCCTGGCTCCGGGCGACAGCACTCGACTGGAAGTCATTTTCGACACTCGTTCCTACTCGGGCCTGGTGACCAAACGTCCTACGATCCAGTTCAGCGACGGCTCCCCGGACCAGCATGTTTCTTTCGTATGCAGTGTCATGCCCTGTCCGGACTCATCCTATCCGATAGTTGTCAGTCCCTACAAGCTCGATCTTTCTCAGTCAGGCGGCAAGCCGCGCTCGGGAATGAAGTTCACAATCTCCAATGTTGGAACCAGCGATCTGAACCTTACTCTCAGCGATCTTTACGATGACCTATTTACGGTGCAGCTTCCGCGGACTCTCAAAGCAGGCAAGAAGGCCGAGGGGGCGCTGAAATTGACCAAGGCCGGCCAGGAGGCGGAATTCGAAAAGGCGTTCACGATTGTACTGTCGGATCAGCGAAACAGCCGCTTCACTATCCCGGTGAAGCGAACTCTGCCCGGTCCTGGGGAGACAGCACCCCCCGAAACCAAGGTCGGAGCAGGGGGGCGGTGA
- a CDS encoding dipeptidase, with protein sequence MTPNEYLEQTQEKRLADLFEFLRFPSVSAKSEHKGDVAACGEWLKNHLNNVGFTASVYPTAGHPIVYAEYITDPKAPTILYYGHYDVQPAEPFDLWTTPPFEPQIRDGYIYGRGSCDDKGQTFAQIKGLEAILQAEGKLPVNVKLLIEGEEEGGGTANLSKFIRENKTMLAADIVVVSDTAQFNKDLPAVTFGLRGIAFCELYVYGPNRDLHSGTFGGAVANPVNVLCSMIGQLHDKNGKITIPGFYQHCKLPTKWERAQFKKLPYKEAAYKKALGISALHGEKGFSTYERTWVRPTLDINGIKGGYQGEGGKTIIPSEASCKITMRLVPDMKPEDICNKLERHLKRIAPKSVRIKVVKHGGAKAVVVPTDGPWLEAAGRAIKTGFGKTPVFMKEGGSIPVAGDFKNSLGIDTLFVGFGQNDDNIHSPNERFRVIDFERGCKTAAALPFELAKVKK encoded by the coding sequence ATGACCCCTAACGAATATCTCGAACAAACTCAGGAGAAGAGATTAGCCGATCTGTTCGAGTTCCTGCGGTTCCCGTCCGTCTCGGCCAAGTCCGAGCACAAGGGGGATGTCGCGGCGTGCGGCGAGTGGCTCAAAAACCACCTCAACAATGTCGGCTTCACCGCTTCGGTGTACCCAACCGCCGGTCATCCGATCGTCTATGCTGAGTATATCACCGATCCGAAGGCCCCGACTATTCTGTATTACGGCCATTACGATGTCCAGCCGGCGGAGCCGTTCGACCTGTGGACCACTCCGCCGTTCGAGCCGCAGATCCGTGACGGTTACATCTATGGACGCGGTTCGTGCGATGACAAAGGGCAGACATTTGCTCAGATCAAAGGGCTTGAGGCAATCCTGCAGGCCGAGGGGAAACTGCCAGTCAATGTCAAGTTGCTGATTGAAGGGGAAGAAGAAGGGGGCGGTACGGCCAACCTGAGCAAGTTTATCCGCGAAAACAAGACCATGCTGGCGGCCGACATCGTGGTTGTCTCGGATACGGCCCAATTCAACAAGGACCTTCCAGCCGTCACCTTCGGCCTGCGCGGCATCGCCTTCTGCGAATTGTATGTGTACGGCCCGAATCGCGACTTGCACTCGGGTACGTTCGGCGGCGCAGTAGCCAATCCTGTCAACGTTCTCTGCTCGATGATCGGCCAGTTGCACGACAAGAATGGAAAGATAACGATCCCCGGATTCTACCAGCATTGCAAGCTCCCCACCAAATGGGAACGGGCGCAGTTCAAGAAGCTCCCGTACAAAGAGGCCGCGTACAAAAAGGCGCTTGGGATTTCTGCCCTTCATGGCGAGAAGGGTTTCTCCACGTACGAACGGACCTGGGTCCGTCCGACCCTCGACATCAACGGCATCAAAGGCGGCTACCAGGGTGAGGGAGGCAAGACTATCATTCCGTCCGAGGCTTCCTGCAAGATCACGATGAGGCTCGTGCCTGACATGAAGCCCGAAGACATCTGCAACAAGCTTGAGCGGCATCTCAAGAGAATTGCCCCCAAGTCGGTCAGGATCAAAGTGGTCAAGCATGGCGGCGCTAAAGCTGTGGTCGTTCCCACCGATGGTCCCTGGCTCGAAGCGGCCGGACGCGCTATCAAGACCGGTTTTGGCAAGACGCCGGTCTTTATGAAAGAAGGTGGCTCGATCCCGGTAGCCGGCGATTTCAAAAACTCACTCGGTATCGACACCCTGTTTGTCGGCTTCGGTCAGAACGATGACAACATCCATTCCCCCAACGAGCGGTTCCGCGTGATCGATTTTGAGCGCGGCTGCAAAACCGCAGCGGCGCTGCCGTTCGAACTGGCCAAAGTGAAGAAGTAG
- a CDS encoding ABC transporter permease subunit produces MRGINRDTVVEMFDRKIIWLFVGLTAFSLLVVFLTRGVEFNIRIDTAGDAEMNDMMATLANPVTRAIGSYLSFLIFLAVLGSAGHLPHMLERGRIDFYLARPITRTRLLTARLAGIALAYGTMILLSGAVVYLALVAAHGSAGLNILYLFASSLTAFLIWLSVTALAAVISGSTAMAIMAAFLVWVAQTILSYHMMFKGFFNSEIAGYVIDGLYYIVPKPSAIENIGLTLAYGAEVKDWLPLWTTLPVAFVLLVASVSLFKRHDY; encoded by the coding sequence ATGAGGGGGATCAATCGCGACACCGTGGTCGAGATGTTCGACCGCAAGATAATCTGGCTGTTCGTCGGGCTGACCGCGTTCTCGCTCCTGGTGGTGTTTCTGACCCGGGGTGTCGAGTTTAATATCCGGATCGATACCGCCGGTGACGCCGAGATGAATGACATGATGGCGACGCTCGCCAATCCGGTCACCCGGGCGATCGGGAGTTACTTGTCATTTCTCATATTTCTGGCGGTCCTCGGCTCAGCCGGACATTTGCCCCACATGCTCGAACGGGGTCGCATCGACTTCTATCTGGCCAGACCGATCACGCGCACGCGCTTACTGACGGCGCGTCTGGCGGGGATTGCCCTGGCATACGGAACGATGATCCTGCTGTCCGGCGCGGTTGTTTACCTGGCGCTGGTCGCGGCGCACGGCAGTGCCGGACTTAACATTCTCTATCTGTTCGCGAGCAGTCTTACCGCCTTTCTGATCTGGTTGAGCGTAACGGCTCTGGCGGCCGTAATAAGTGGGTCGACCGCCATGGCGATTATGGCGGCTTTCCTGGTCTGGGTCGCTCAGACAATCCTCTCCTATCACATGATGTTCAAGGGATTCTTCAACTCCGAGATAGCCGGATACGTGATCGATGGCTTGTACTACATTGTCCCCAAACCCTCGGCCATCGAGAACATCGGGTTGACCCTGGCCTACGGTGCCGAAGTGAAGGACTGGCTGCCGCTCTGGACAACGCTGCCGGTGGCCTTTGTGCTCCTGGTGGCATCGGTGAGTCTGTTCAAGCGGCATGATTATTGA
- a CDS encoding ferritin family protein: MTDSRKVSELLEPLEIALRLEQEGRQFFLEAASTVTGRVARQTFEFLAGEEEKHIKRIQEFYKSLELTGGQQVPEVEDSDADRRLVAFNDRMALLKDEIKPSLSDVEAYLTALKFENGTEEFYSRQIESATDVNIKRFYRWLINEEAMHAKVLQSCVQFARDPAAWFKKRQ; the protein is encoded by the coding sequence ATGACTGATTCACGAAAAGTATCCGAACTTCTCGAACCGCTTGAGATCGCGCTTCGCCTCGAACAGGAAGGACGGCAGTTTTTTCTCGAAGCGGCCTCCACCGTCACCGGTCGCGTGGCGCGTCAAACGTTCGAGTTTCTGGCCGGGGAAGAAGAGAAACACATTAAGCGGATTCAGGAGTTCTACAAGTCCCTCGAGCTGACCGGCGGCCAGCAGGTACCGGAGGTCGAGGACAGCGACGCCGACCGTCGCCTGGTGGCGTTTAACGACCGCATGGCGCTCCTGAAAGATGAGATCAAGCCCTCGCTTTCCGATGTCGAGGCCTACCTGACCGCGCTCAAATTCGAAAACGGCACCGAGGAGTTTTACAGCCGACAGATCGAATCGGCCACCGATGTCAATATCAAGCGTTTCTACCGCTGGCTCATAAACGAGGAGGCGATGCACGCCAAGGTCCTGCAGTCCTGCGTGCAGTTCGCGCGCGACCCGGCCGCCTGGTTCAAGAAACGTCAGTAA
- a CDS encoding citrate (Si)-synthase has protein sequence MAKTLKQRLAEQIPMLREERSTLVKEHRDKEISKVTIEQAIGGMRGVRGLVCDTSVVEPDTGLVIRGIPIKDLTEKLPEEIFWLLLTSEMPTKEELAGFQKELRKYSKVPDYVWKVLKAMPKTSHPMAMLDTAILVMENESAFRKRYDKGMPKSEYWEPALEDAMRILGTIHTIAAGIYRIKFKKGPVIKPSAKLDWGADYARMLGLENLKPNKGKKEDIYAMMRLYLVLHSDHEGGNVSAFSCHTVGSALSDPYYAVSAGLNGLAGPLHGLANQECLGWILETVKKFKGVPSEEELSKYAWETLNGGKVVPGYGHAVLRITDPRFDAFRAFGHKYMPEDPVFQTVDRVFNVVPKVLAEQGKAKDPWPNVDAGSGAILHHYGLKEFSYYTVLFSVSRAMGMLAQLVLNRALGTAITRPKSVSTEWLKKQAAKA, from the coding sequence ATGGCCAAGACACTGAAACAGAGGCTGGCCGAACAGATTCCGATGTTGCGTGAGGAGCGTTCCACGCTCGTGAAAGAACATCGGGACAAAGAGATTTCCAAAGTCACGATCGAGCAGGCGATCGGCGGCATGCGGGGTGTCCGCGGACTGGTCTGCGACACCTCGGTGGTGGAGCCGGATACCGGTCTGGTAATCCGAGGGATTCCAATCAAGGACCTTACTGAGAAGCTTCCGGAAGAGATTTTCTGGCTGCTTCTGACCAGCGAGATGCCCACCAAGGAAGAGTTGGCCGGGTTCCAGAAAGAACTTCGGAAGTACAGCAAGGTGCCGGATTACGTGTGGAAGGTTCTGAAGGCCATGCCTAAGACCTCACACCCGATGGCTATGCTGGACACGGCGATTTTAGTGATGGAGAACGAGTCAGCGTTCCGGAAACGGTACGACAAAGGGATGCCGAAGTCTGAGTATTGGGAGCCGGCGCTCGAGGACGCGATGCGAATCCTTGGGACGATTCATACGATCGCCGCGGGCATCTATCGAATCAAGTTCAAGAAGGGTCCGGTGATCAAACCCTCGGCTAAGCTCGACTGGGGTGCGGACTACGCGCGCATGCTCGGTCTTGAGAATCTCAAGCCGAACAAAGGGAAAAAAGAAGATATCTACGCCATGATGCGCCTCTACCTCGTGCTGCATTCGGACCATGAAGGTGGAAACGTGTCGGCGTTCAGCTGCCATACGGTCGGTTCGGCGCTGTCCGACCCCTATTATGCCGTCTCGGCTGGTTTGAACGGACTGGCCGGTCCTCTGCACGGACTGGCCAATCAGGAATGTCTCGGCTGGATTCTGGAGACTGTCAAGAAGTTCAAGGGTGTACCGTCCGAGGAAGAACTCAGCAAGTATGCGTGGGAAACGCTGAATGGCGGTAAGGTGGTGCCGGGCTACGGGCATGCCGTACTACGTATCACCGATCCGCGGTTTGACGCGTTCCGTGCGTTCGGACACAAGTACATGCCGGAGGACCCGGTGTTCCAGACGGTGGACCGGGTGTTCAACGTGGTACCGAAGGTACTCGCCGAACAGGGGAAGGCAAAGGACCCGTGGCCGAATGTTGATGCCGGTTCCGGCGCCATTCTGCACCATTATGGGCTGAAGGAGTTCAGCTATTACACGGTGCTGTTCTCGGTGTCGCGTGCGATGGGGATGCTGGCGCAGTTGGTGCTCAACCGCGCGCTCGGCACCGCGATCACGCGTCCGAAATCAGTCAGCACGGAGTGGCTGAAGAAGCAGGCGGCGAAAGCGTAA
- a CDS encoding DUF1573 domain-containing protein, giving the protein MRPLLLAALLLLVGVFSGFGQPKLEIPSNKFDFGISPQNASLVQFFWFKSIGTDTVRITKLTTGCDCATMPLPQNWLAPGDSMHVGLFWHSERKVGNSGRYPYIFTNASPDPYRIYLTALVISGMDSAHPVSVKPYKVELSKLPTMSLDTTAITFTNHSKDSFALSVISSPIAECEIELPQALGGNRSSNCVVRVKPEYRDQEFERSFTVLFEGPGELRYRYTVPVRRKIYGN; this is encoded by the coding sequence ATGAGACCCCTCCTTCTTGCCGCCCTCCTGCTTCTGGTCGGTGTTTTCTCCGGTTTCGGCCAGCCAAAACTCGAGATTCCGAGTAACAAGTTCGATTTCGGCATATCGCCGCAGAACGCCTCGCTGGTCCAGTTTTTCTGGTTCAAATCCATCGGCACCGACACGGTGCGAATTACCAAGTTGACCACCGGCTGCGACTGCGCCACCATGCCGCTTCCCCAAAACTGGCTGGCCCCGGGGGACAGTATGCATGTGGGGCTGTTCTGGCATTCGGAGAGAAAAGTTGGGAATTCGGGTCGTTACCCCTACATATTCACCAATGCTTCGCCTGATCCCTATCGTATATATCTGACGGCGTTAGTGATCAGCGGTATGGACTCAGCACATCCGGTCTCGGTCAAACCGTACAAAGTGGAACTCAGCAAGCTTCCGACCATGTCACTCGATACCACGGCCATTACTTTCACCAACCATTCCAAGGACTCTTTTGCTCTGAGTGTTATTTCTTCACCCATAGCGGAGTGCGAGATCGAATTGCCGCAGGCGCTTGGGGGCAACAGAAGTTCAAACTGTGTCGTGAGGGTAAAGCCGGAGTACCGCGACCAGGAATTTGAGCGGTCGTTCACGGTGCTGTTCGAGGGGCCGGGCGAACTGCGTTACCGCTATACGGTACCGGTTCGGCGCAAGATATACGGGAACTGA
- a CDS encoding SDR family oxidoreductase — protein sequence MDLGIRGKKALVTGASSGLGAAAAMALAAEGVDVTINSRSKQRLEATAAKIHTATDRTVRCLVGDISVASDLKSLVQQCGPVDILVSNAGGPPQGLFEDHPPETWLKAAELTLYSAINLTRALLPSMVQKRWGRLIYITSVAVLQPVDDLILSNTFRAGVTGFCKSISNTYAKHGITANCVCPGYTATERLSELAENRAAKSGKSAKEILDGLGQGVPAGRLGKPEELAAMIAFLSSEQAAYITGCSIPVDGGAHKFLI from the coding sequence ATGGATTTGGGAATTCGTGGGAAGAAGGCGCTGGTTACCGGCGCCTCTTCCGGTTTGGGGGCCGCCGCAGCGATGGCCCTGGCAGCCGAGGGTGTTGATGTTACGATTAACTCCCGAAGCAAACAACGGCTCGAAGCAACTGCTGCCAAAATTCACACGGCCACAGATCGCACCGTGCGCTGTTTGGTGGGAGATATTTCCGTTGCGAGTGATCTGAAGTCGCTTGTTCAACAGTGCGGGCCGGTTGACATTCTCGTCTCCAACGCGGGCGGACCGCCGCAAGGACTGTTCGAGGATCATCCCCCCGAAACATGGCTGAAGGCTGCCGAACTCACACTTTATTCCGCCATCAATCTCACCCGTGCGTTGCTGCCATCGATGGTCCAGAAGAGATGGGGGAGACTCATTTACATCACATCGGTCGCTGTGCTTCAGCCGGTTGACGATCTGATTTTATCGAATACGTTCCGGGCCGGAGTGACCGGTTTCTGTAAGAGCATTTCAAACACGTATGCAAAACACGGCATCACCGCTAATTGCGTCTGTCCCGGTTACACGGCGACCGAACGGTTATCTGAGCTGGCAGAGAACCGGGCCGCCAAGTCCGGCAAATCTGCTAAAGAGATACTTGATGGTCTCGGACAGGGGGTCCCCGCCGGAAGGTTGGGCAAACCCGAAGAACTCGCCGCGATGATCGCATTCCTGTCAAGCGAACAAGCGGCATACATCACCGGCTGCTCGATCCCTGTCGACGGCGGCGCCCACAAGTTTTTGATTTAG
- a CDS encoding DUF1573 domain-containing protein has product MMVRNLFLIATITTLVAARSAEGGPKLTIPGDHFDFGFVPQNCKVSHIFWLHSTGDDTVRIASVIPGCGCTEAPLKKTALAPGDSTPLEVTFSSGSYVGAVVKEPSIQLKNELPESHVQIKCRVVVRPDSTAPIVFKPYALNLTQFGETPRTEARFSITNVTAEDVSLSIESIPDDVLALELATTVKAGQTIQGIVRLKPEAMSRGFDKSITFRLSDEPRSRFTLPVTRKAPPTGPLAPTVSKVPGSAN; this is encoded by the coding sequence ATGATGGTTCGGAATCTGTTTCTTATTGCCACGATCACGACTTTGGTCGCAGCGAGGAGCGCGGAGGGTGGCCCGAAACTAACCATACCGGGCGACCATTTCGATTTTGGGTTCGTACCCCAGAACTGCAAGGTATCCCACATTTTCTGGCTTCATTCGACGGGCGACGACACTGTCCGGATCGCTTCGGTGATACCAGGCTGCGGCTGCACCGAAGCCCCGCTCAAGAAGACAGCGTTGGCACCGGGTGACAGCACGCCGCTTGAGGTCACGTTCTCGTCCGGCTCCTACGTGGGGGCAGTCGTCAAGGAACCTTCCATTCAGTTGAAGAATGAACTGCCGGAGAGCCATGTTCAGATCAAGTGCCGGGTGGTGGTCCGCCCGGACTCAACCGCACCCATCGTCTTCAAGCCGTATGCACTGAACCTGACCCAGTTCGGCGAGACGCCCAGGACGGAGGCGAGATTCTCGATCACCAACGTGACTGCGGAGGACGTGAGTCTGTCGATCGAGAGTATTCCTGATGATGTATTAGCGCTGGAGCTGGCCACCACCGTGAAGGCAGGCCAGACCATTCAGGGGATCGTGAGGCTGAAACCGGAGGCAATGTCGCGCGGGTTTGACAAGTCGATCACGTTCAGATTATCGGATGAGCCAAGGAGCCGATTCACGCTGCCGGTCACGCGCAAGGCGCCGCCGACCGGGCCGCTCGCACCCACTGTCTCCAAGGTGCCGGGATCTGCTAACTGA
- a CDS encoding FmdB family zinc ribbon protein: MPTYQYRCPTCGHEFEEFQAISDEAISVCPACQGKTHRVITGGVGLIFKGTGFYITDYKKKSGGDGSGKERTETKSEKTAARSESSATKSESSSSRSESSSAKSETGSSKLPDSKAKPAAPSKD; this comes from the coding sequence ATGCCGACTTACCAATATCGCTGCCCAACCTGCGGGCATGAGTTCGAAGAGTTCCAGGCCATCAGCGACGAGGCAATCAGCGTCTGCCCTGCATGCCAGGGAAAAACCCATCGCGTGATAACAGGCGGTGTCGGGTTGATATTCAAGGGGACCGGGTTCTATATCACCGACTACAAAAAGAAAAGCGGCGGTGACGGCAGCGGCAAAGAGAGAACGGAAACGAAATCCGAGAAAACGGCCGCCAGATCCGAGAGTTCAGCGACGAAATCCGAGAGTTCATCATCGAGATCCGAGAGTTCATCCGCGAAGAGTGAGACTGGCTCTTCGAAGTTACCCGACAGCAAAGCAAAGCCGGCGGCGCCATCCAAAGATTGA
- a CDS encoding ABC transporter ATP-binding protein, which translates to MDCIQVQELTKIYQTGFRKGNILALDQVSVTIKPGEIFGLLGPNGAGKTTLVKILLGIVHSNSGTVLVNGLSPHDPESRLKVGFLPENHRFPPHLTGLGLLELAGRLQGLPEQELDHQAEGLLATVGMDKWASTKLSKYSKGMAQRIGLAQAMMGDPDILLLDEPTDGVDPVGKMEIRQVLQKLRQQGKTVLLNSHLLSEVESVADRVAILVRGKLLRVDTVAALTNRKSQYEIEAEIGEESIEIPAEMGKRLFIARDRLVVELMDDTDINRIIDELRLRRISIRSVKPLKISLEQSFFETVTERRGESPL; encoded by the coding sequence ATGGATTGTATCCAGGTTCAGGAACTTACCAAGATCTACCAGACCGGATTCCGCAAAGGGAATATTCTGGCCCTCGATCAGGTTTCGGTCACTATCAAACCAGGGGAGATTTTCGGACTTCTGGGACCCAATGGGGCCGGCAAGACGACACTCGTCAAGATACTACTGGGCATCGTCCACTCAAACTCCGGAACCGTCCTTGTCAATGGGCTTTCGCCGCATGACCCCGAGTCCCGCCTCAAGGTCGGCTTTCTGCCCGAGAACCACCGATTCCCTCCGCACCTCACCGGCCTTGGGCTTCTGGAGCTCGCCGGGAGGCTGCAGGGACTCCCCGAACAGGAGTTAGACCATCAGGCCGAGGGACTTCTGGCTACGGTTGGCATGGACAAATGGGCGAGCACCAAGCTGTCTAAGTACTCCAAAGGTATGGCTCAGCGGATCGGGCTGGCCCAGGCCATGATGGGTGACCCGGATATCCTGTTGCTCGACGAACCCACCGATGGTGTCGATCCGGTCGGAAAAATGGAGATCCGTCAGGTGTTGCAAAAACTCCGCCAGCAGGGGAAAACGGTTCTGTTGAACTCGCATCTATTGTCCGAGGTGGAGTCGGTTGCGGATCGCGTGGCCATATTGGTACGAGGCAAGCTGCTTCGTGTCGATACGGTTGCCGCGCTCACCAACAGGAAGAGCCAGTACGAGATCGAGGCGGAGATCGGGGAAGAATCCATCGAAATTCCTGCTGAAATGGGCAAACGCCTCTTTATCGCCCGCGACCGTCTGGTAGTTGAACTCATGGATGACACCGACATTAACCGTATCATCGATGAACTCCGGCTTCGACGGATCAGCATTCGGTCGGTCAAACCGCTCAAAATCTCGCTCGAGCAGTCGTTTTTCGAGACCGTCACCGAGCGCCGAGGGGAGAGTCCGCTATGA